A genomic region of Drosophila simulans strain w501 unplaced genomic scaffold, Prin_Dsim_3.1 Segkk87_quiver_pilon, whole genome shotgun sequence contains the following coding sequences:
- the LOC27208286 gene encoding cytochrome b-c1 complex subunit 6, mitochondrial yields the protein MAYRNWFSIPAVRADDEEDLVDPQAVLREKCQAKGHIESLYNKYQECNDRVNGRSKTTETCIEELFDYVAELDHCVSHSLFTKLK from the exons ATGGCTTATAGGAACTGGTTTTCGATTCCCGCCGTCAGAGCTGATGACGAAGAGGACTTAGTTGACCCGCAAGCAGTTTTACGG GAAAAATGTCAAGCTAAAGGTCACATAGAATCTTTGTACAATAAGTACCAAGAGTGTAATGATCGTGTGAATGGGCGATCCAAAACAACTGAGACTTGCATCGAGGAATTATTTGACTATGTTGCTGAGTTAGATCATTGCGTTTCGCACAGTCTTTTTACAAAGCTAAAGTAA